A stretch of the Sulfurihydrogenibium subterraneum DSM 15120 genome encodes the following:
- a CDS encoding prepilin-type N-terminal cleavage/methylation domain-containing protein, whose amino-acid sequence MDRKVRGYNIFEILVVLVIIGILMAVVIRPILVFVANQRLNQAINMIVADINTVKIYSLSKSNLQGIFGNENENTYTIFIDNNSNCSFNQGTDQVVRTVTLPSGVTINADFYFLFDRKGYPRNASCGLGLGSIVLKNNFDVYKTICIDRFGRVRVENGSITCN is encoded by the coding sequence ATGGATAGAAAAGTAAGAGGATATAATATTTTTGAAATTTTAGTTGTATTGGTAATAATAGGTATTCTAATGGCTGTAGTTATAAGACCTATATTAGTATTTGTTGCAAATCAAAGATTAAATCAGGCTATTAATATGATTGTTGCTGATATAAATACTGTAAAAATTTACTCTTTATCAAAATCTAATCTTCAAGGTATTTTTGGGAATGAAAACGAAAATACTTACACAATCTTTATTGATAATAATTCCAATTGCAGTTTTAACCAAGGGACAGATCAAGTTGTAAGGACTGTAACTTTACCATCAGGTGTAACTATTAATGCAGACTTTTACTTCCTCTTCGATAGAAAAGGTTATCCTAGGAATGCAAGCTGTGGCCTTGGATTAGGTTCTATAGTTTTAAAAAATAACTTTGACGTATATAAAACAATTTGTATAGATAGATTTGGTAGAGTTAGAGTTGAAAATGGGAGTATAACATGCAATTAA
- a CDS encoding PilW family protein — MKKGYTIIELLVVIALSLIIGAGFYTFYTTVVRENISKSSLAKKEQDVSIFVEQIIKDFQSIGFGVDYDKLKIKDGVGCDLSADNPVLTKCSTNNTVSFLSLASTDQVNSGCWGFIDINGKIKMYNSYDTLGRLCSDIAEKYLILNTSKKLIDSSYSYNPSSPNTNYKNSYAFYIGNSNYPNYFKVKYYMDNTNLPKECAPGTYNLQKSTTTTSPIISCVLNFQIKYIGIDNNFYDTFTLDTDPYQNLKKLQGLKLCMIVQVGGRQSTPENPRNYTSNQGCASFDFSTNPDWRYYRWVIIEQTIPLKNIH, encoded by the coding sequence ATGAAAAAAGGTTATACAATAATCGAGCTTTTGGTGGTTATCGCTTTATCTCTGATTATTGGGGCAGGTTTTTATACATTTTATACAACTGTTGTTAGGGAAAACATAAGTAAAAGTTCATTAGCAAAAAAAGAGCAAGATGTTTCCATTTTTGTAGAACAAATTATAAAAGATTTTCAATCCATAGGTTTTGGAGTGGATTATGACAAATTAAAGATAAAAGATGGTGTAGGCTGTGATTTATCAGCTGACAATCCTGTTTTGACTAAATGTAGTACTAACAATACAGTATCTTTTTTATCTTTAGCATCAACAGATCAGGTTAATTCAGGATGTTGGGGATTTATAGATATAAATGGAAAAATTAAGATGTATAATTCTTATGATACCTTGGGAAGGCTCTGTTCAGACATAGCTGAAAAATATTTAATATTAAATACGTCAAAAAAATTGATTGATTCATCTTACAGCTATAACCCAAGCAGTCCTAACACTAATTATAAAAACAGTTATGCATTTTATATAGGAAACAGTAATTATCCGAACTACTTTAAAGTTAAATATTATATGGATAACACAAATTTACCAAAGGAGTGTGCACCTGGAACCTATAACTTGCAAAAAAGTACTACAACAACTTCACCTATTATTTCTTGTGTGTTAAACTTCCAGATTAAATACATTGGTATAGATAATAACTTTTATGACACTTTTACTTTAGATACAGATCCATATCAAAATCTGAAAAAATTACAAGGATTAAAATTATGTATGATTGTTCAAGTTGGTGGAAGACAATCTACTCCTGAAAATCCACGAAATTACACATCTAATCAAGGATGTGCATCTTTTGATTTTTCAACTAATCCGGATTGGAGGTATTACAGATGGGTTATTATAGAGCAGACAATTCCATTAAAAAACATACATTAA
- a CDS encoding type IV pilin protein — MKMEAGFSLIELIVVIAIISILASLSIPTYIKYQNKTKVTSYALPVVKACAYDAAGACQELNLNATTPIDITTLKNCQNTTVPNGNLQINISGSINCDPNGYVSDGTITGKLNNIIDYTAKCYLNNKGVLCTVE; from the coding sequence ATGAAAATGGAGGCGGGGTTTAGTTTAATAGAGTTAATAGTTGTTATAGCTATAATTTCTATTCTTGCAAGTCTCTCTATACCTACATATATAAAGTATCAGAACAAAACTAAAGTTACTTCTTACGCTCTTCCTGTAGTTAAAGCTTGTGCTTACGATGCAGCCGGTGCATGCCAGGAATTAAATTTAAATGCAACTACGCCAATAGATATAACTACACTAAAAAATTGTCAAAATACTACTGTTCCTAACGGAAATCTCCAAATAAATATATCGGGGTCTATAAATTGTGATCCTAACGGTTATGTTTCAGACGGAACAATAACTGGAAAACTAAACAATATTATAGACTATACTGCAAAGTGTTATTTAAATAACAAAGGAGTTTTATGCACAGTAGAGTAA
- a CDS encoding pilus assembly protein produces the protein MDRRIFNLIFALMFLYTFTSKAADMQSYCYVPPFMGQAISPNVMLVIDVSGSMSWCAYNPTSGKYGCCNNSNGCGWTYKGTEEGYFDPNKVYKYNNSNGYWEESSGTPSTCPKRQSGISTGKLYKGSCLNFLYMSRIDLVRWALTGGTLSSCNTGINTGNYQIKRCNPESYGTSGDQTSCDSYGCILKTYTDTKVKVPWDRINQALLFQLKNLSLEPRIGVMFFSGNRIRNNASVYIGDFTSSNNYDALNPYKNAITHINVEDPSGATPTAPALWDTYNYFAQENPGYGGLNPQSGSGDKWKNPMYQCFNENNNDQCEGSELKLVPCAKNFVILLTDGQWNYGGPPGSVAWKCTIDYGFESSSADPVVPAYWLHKRGFTNQKTGISSRVEALYGIGLFLGGTGETSLKNVSMYGSFDINGRNWPDSLTGYPQNTCNMDDCGSGKGSGCTPLPSSSPDWDKDGNGQPDTFYSASDATEIKNAILNAILDILKRASSGSTVATLSTKTSISSLMIQPFFFSSYTDSTGRDINWIGFSRSYWVDPKNDNREDTNSNKVLNLDVDKIFQIYFDYNYNQTKAAILTDTSTCTSTGTKDLVNLIPVFDSSCWLGNCNPSDRRIYYNAGNSLKELTTSNSSDFKNIWDLVDNNSSDNSINDSTTQCIIRFLRGEDLSSDSTCLSNDYVKRNMKIKISDVCPGLTGDKIWKLGDTITSTPAVVSNEKLNNYDYRYQDSTYYSYVNSEDYKNRPSILIQGANDGMLHFFRMGTITDQSTTDPDNPVKLQNSPTDSGNNLIGKEEFAFIPKNAIPYLLWYGRKDYCHVPTLDSRVIVFDASINGNPNDDKTSNSWRTIVIGTMGFGGKALTAGNTTYSSSLFALDITDWLKNPSASTPTVLWEITLPDNTLVLSYPSVIRLGDATKNGNWYVVVGTGPNDPKPDSNSKFVNNPKIYFFDLKTGNKVNEITIPLPNNTVTAVGDTFPVDVDNDYSDDTIYFGLYGLKKQGNVWNNWGQFYRLVIKNGLSSASLSNAVDMETFTNNNHTPPVTAAPNFTKDEKGNLWVFFGTGRYLTEDDKTLSYKNYFIGFKDPCWNGSCSTTFTKSDFTDTTNENIQATVVEVKKVCICDSTGCSNKDVVYTAKGNTPAEVDKGWYKELSNEGVISQSLVFGSIIDFMTFIPPNDICAYEGNSKLYALYYKSGTAYPNPAILSPNAVTGTISVGQTVTINPSVNLGVGIPPRGNPFQVSVSQNSPNTYEKFIQISSGVVVRQSQQPITGKPGFILWIEK, from the coding sequence ATGGACAGGAGAATCTTTAACTTAATTTTTGCTTTAATGTTTTTATATACATTTACTTCTAAAGCTGCTGATATGCAAAGCTATTGTTATGTGCCACCTTTTATGGGGCAAGCTATCTCACCTAACGTTATGCTGGTTATTGACGTAAGCGGTTCTATGTCTTGGTGTGCTTACAATCCTACAAGTGGTAAATATGGATGTTGTAATAATTCAAATGGATGCGGATGGACATACAAAGGCACCGAGGAGGGCTACTTTGACCCCAATAAAGTTTACAAGTATAACAACTCTAATGGCTACTGGGAAGAGTCGAGTGGAACCCCGTCAACATGTCCAAAAAGGCAGAGTGGTATTAGTACAGGAAAATTATATAAAGGTTCCTGCCTTAACTTTCTGTATATGAGCAGGATAGACCTGGTAAGGTGGGCACTAACCGGTGGAACGCTCAGCAGTTGCAACACGGGTATAAACACAGGGAATTATCAGATAAAAAGATGTAATCCTGAATCTTACGGCACATCTGGTGATCAAACTTCTTGCGATTCTTATGGATGTATTCTTAAAACTTATACTGATACTAAAGTAAAAGTTCCTTGGGATAGAATAAATCAGGCACTACTGTTCCAGCTCAAAAACCTGAGTCTAGAGCCACGCATAGGAGTGATGTTTTTTAGTGGCAATAGGATAAGAAACAATGCAAGCGTTTACATAGGGGACTTTACCTCATCCAACAACTACGATGCCCTGAACCCTTACAAGAATGCCATCACTCACATAAATGTGGAAGACCCATCTGGTGCAACCCCTACCGCCCCAGCACTTTGGGATACATATAACTACTTTGCACAGGAAAACCCTGGATACGGGGGACTAAATCCACAATCTGGAAGTGGAGACAAATGGAAAAATCCCATGTACCAGTGCTTTAACGAAAACAACAATGATCAGTGTGAAGGTAGTGAGCTAAAGTTAGTCCCCTGTGCTAAAAACTTTGTCATACTTTTAACGGATGGACAGTGGAACTATGGAGGTCCTCCTGGTAGTGTAGCATGGAAATGCACAATAGACTATGGCTTTGAATCAAGTTCCGCAGACCCCGTCGTGCCAGCTTACTGGCTCCACAAAAGAGGTTTTACCAATCAAAAAACTGGTATATCTTCAAGGGTTGAAGCTCTCTATGGAATAGGTCTGTTTTTGGGTGGTACAGGTGAAACATCATTAAAAAATGTCTCTATGTATGGTTCTTTTGATATAAATGGTCGCAATTGGCCAGATAGCTTGACTGGATATCCACAAAATACTTGCAACATGGATGACTGTGGTAGTGGCAAAGGTAGCGGCTGTACACCTCTTCCATCTTCTTCTCCTGACTGGGATAAAGATGGAAATGGACAACCTGATACTTTTTATTCTGCTTCAGATGCCACTGAAATAAAGAATGCTATTTTGAATGCTATACTGGATATTTTAAAGCGTGCTTCCTCCGGTTCAACCGTTGCTACATTATCAACAAAAACTTCCATTTCTTCCTTAATGATTCAACCTTTCTTCTTTTCTTCTTATACAGACTCTACAGGAAGAGATATAAACTGGATTGGTTTTTCAAGATCCTATTGGGTAGACCCCAAAAACGATAATAGGGAGGATACAAACTCAAATAAAGTTTTAAACCTCGACGTTGACAAAATTTTCCAAATATATTTTGATTACAATTACAATCAAACCAAAGCTGCTATTCTTACAGATACCTCTACATGTACTTCAACAGGAACAAAAGATTTAGTGAATTTAATTCCCGTATTTGATAGCAGCTGTTGGCTTGGAAACTGTAATCCATCTGACAGAAGAATTTATTACAATGCAGGAAACTCATTAAAAGAACTCACTACTTCAAACTCTTCCGATTTTAAAAATATTTGGGATTTAGTTGATAATAATTCTTCCGATAATTCAATAAACGATTCTACTACACAATGTATTATAAGATTTTTAAGAGGTGAGGATTTATCTTCTGATTCTACCTGTTTATCTAATGATTATGTAAAAAGAAATATGAAAATAAAAATTTCTGATGTATGCCCGGGATTGACAGGAGACAAAATTTGGAAATTAGGCGATACCATCACTTCAACCCCTGCTGTCGTATCAAACGAAAAATTAAATAATTACGACTATAGATATCAAGACTCAACTTATTACAGTTATGTAAACTCAGAAGATTATAAAAATAGACCAAGTATTCTTATTCAAGGCGCAAATGATGGAATGCTCCACTTTTTTAGAATGGGGACTATTACAGACCAATCTACAACAGACCCAGATAATCCTGTTAAACTTCAAAACTCTCCAACGGATTCCGGAAATAACTTGATTGGCAAGGAAGAATTTGCTTTTATACCTAAAAATGCTATACCTTATTTATTGTGGTATGGAAGAAAAGACTACTGCCATGTTCCTACGTTAGATAGTAGGGTAATAGTTTTTGATGCTTCAATAAATGGAAATCCTAATGACGACAAAACTTCTAATTCTTGGAGAACTATTGTAATTGGTACAATGGGATTTGGAGGAAAAGCCTTAACTGCAGGCAATACAACGTATAGTTCTTCTTTATTTGCTCTCGATATTACAGACTGGCTAAAAAATCCTTCAGCTTCAACACCAACAGTTTTATGGGAAATAACCCTGCCAGATAATACTTTGGTCTTATCTTATCCATCCGTAATAAGATTAGGTGATGCCACCAAAAACGGAAATTGGTATGTTGTAGTCGGAACAGGACCAAATGACCCTAAACCAGACTCAAATTCAAAATTTGTCAATAATCCTAAAATTTACTTTTTTGATTTAAAAACTGGAAATAAAGTCAATGAAATTACCATACCTTTACCAAATAACACTGTAACAGCAGTGGGTGACACTTTTCCAGTTGACGTTGATAATGACTATTCAGATGACACTATATACTTTGGACTCTATGGATTAAAGAAACAAGGAAATGTATGGAATAACTGGGGACAATTTTACAGATTAGTTATAAAAAACGGTCTTTCATCAGCATCACTTTCTAACGCTGTTGATATGGAAACATTTACTAATAATAACCATACACCACCTGTCACAGCTGCACCTAACTTTACAAAAGATGAAAAAGGAAATCTCTGGGTATTCTTTGGTACAGGAAGATATCTAACAGAGGATGATAAAACATTAAGTTATAAAAATTACTTTATAGGCTTTAAAGATCCATGTTGGAATGGAAGTTGCAGTACAACATTTACTAAATCAGATTTCACAGATACTACAAACGAAAATATCCAAGCTACCGTAGTAGAAGTTAAAAAAGTTTGTATATGCGATTCAACGGGATGTAGTAATAAAGATGTAGTTTACACAGCTAAAGGAAATACTCCAGCGGAAGTTGATAAAGGATGGTATAAGGAATTAAGTAATGAAGGGGTTATATCCCAAAGTTTAGTCTTTGGAAGTATAATAGACTTCATGACATTTATACCACCAAACGATATTTGTGCCTATGAAGGAAATTCTAAACTTTACGCACTATACTATAAATCTGGAACCGCTTATCCTAATCCGGCAATATTATCACCAAATGCTGTAACAGGAACAATATCTGTAGGTCAAACAGTTACTATAAATCCTTCTGTAAATTTAGGAGTTGGTATTCCACCAAGAGGAAATCCTTTCCAAGTATCAGTAAGTCAAAATTCTCCAAACACTTACGAAAAGTTTATCCAAATATCATCCGGGGTGGTTGTTAGACAATCACAACAACCTATCACCGGTAAACCAGGGTTTATACTATGGATAGAAAAGTAA
- a CDS encoding prepilin-type N-terminal cleavage/methylation domain-containing protein, which translates to MKYQKKAKVSSYAEPIARACLMDLAAYCVENPSTSLTISATYGKNCQTTTTTPGGDVTIGGTNPTCDATGSLTAGEVTATLANVTDYTAKCSVQNGGFKCTVQ; encoded by the coding sequence ATGAAGTACCAGAAAAAAGCAAAGGTATCATCCTACGCAGAGCCTATAGCAAGAGCTTGTTTAATGGATTTGGCTGCTTACTGCGTAGAAAACCCTAGTACTAGTCTAACAATCAGCGCAACTTATGGCAAAAACTGTCAGACAACAACAACAACACCCGGAGGAGATGTTACCATAGGTGGAACAAATCCAACGTGTGATGCAACTGGTTCTTTAACTGCTGGAGAGGTTACAGCGACTTTAGCAAACGTAACAGATTATACAGCTAAGTGTAGTGTTCAAAATGGTGGATTTAAATGTACTGTTCAATAA
- the kdsB gene encoding 3-deoxy-manno-octulosonate cytidylyltransferase, with the protein MKKAIFIPARRGSTRLKDKLLLPVKGKPVIAWTVENALKVGYPVVVVCDDLEFKNVLKDYPVEVILTPSDLKSGSDRIAFALKDLDYNTVVNLQGDEPTVDPQDVKKLFQILEKDQVATLSYPIEKEEDYINPNIVKVITDKDSYALYFSRSPIPFYRDVDFSKMLTILKPQKHIGIYGYRKEVLLDFSFNLKPSPLEEVEKLEQLRLLYNGYKIKVLQASKDTLGIDTKEDYEKFCQLI; encoded by the coding sequence ATGAAGAAAGCTATATTTATTCCAGCTCGTAGAGGCTCTACAAGACTAAAAGACAAGCTACTTTTACCAGTTAAAGGTAAACCAGTTATAGCTTGGACTGTGGAAAATGCTTTAAAGGTTGGCTATCCTGTTGTGGTTGTGTGTGATGATTTAGAGTTTAAAAATGTTTTAAAAGACTATCCAGTAGAAGTGATACTAACACCTTCAGACTTAAAAAGTGGCTCAGACAGAATAGCCTTTGCATTAAAAGATTTAGACTATAACACTGTTGTAAACCTTCAAGGAGATGAGCCTACGGTAGACCCTCAAGACGTAAAAAAATTATTTCAAATCCTTGAAAAAGACCAAGTCGCAACCTTATCTTACCCAATAGAAAAGGAAGAAGACTACATAAATCCAAACATAGTCAAAGTAATAACAGACAAAGACAGTTATGCACTTTACTTTTCAAGAAGTCCTATTCCATTTTACAGAGATGTAGACTTTTCAAAAATGTTAACCATACTAAAACCCCAAAAACACATAGGCATCTATGGATACAGAAAAGAAGTTTTATTAGACTTTTCTTTTAATCTAAAACCATCTCCGTTAGAAGAGGTAGAAAAGTTAGAACAGCTTAGACTACTTTACAACGGCTACAAAATCAAAGTGCTTCAAGCATCAAAAGACACCCTCGGCATAGACACAAAAGAAGATTACGAAAAATTCTGTCAACTGATTTAA
- a CDS encoding prepilin-type N-terminal cleavage/methylation domain-containing protein, with the protein MQLRNVKGFTIIELLIASIIILLVSIGFLRGILFYIQYSTSQKMKDMASQMNSNFIKYFDSLPYNQIQPTSYYDNWDFSSCDVYNPSGSITENCTFTNEDSDGDSIPNFYDPYYETNENFSNPLSNLGSWLTIYPNSDGSCNMSSLNQALQKIPNCIVSFKSNISITNFRIYTAVTVARVATTSLESGKAIGVITWYFDPITKKYKSIQTVLFKENNQ; encoded by the coding sequence ATGCAATTAAGAAATGTTAAAGGTTTTACTATAATAGAACTTTTAATAGCATCTATTATTATTTTATTAGTTTCTATTGGTTTTTTAAGAGGCATACTGTTTTACATTCAGTATTCAACATCTCAAAAGATGAAAGATATGGCTTCGCAAATGAATAGTAATTTTATTAAATACTTTGACTCTTTACCTTACAATCAGATACAACCAACAAGTTATTATGATAACTGGGATTTTTCATCTTGCGATGTATATAATCCTTCTGGAAGTATTACAGAAAACTGTACTTTCACAAACGAAGATTCTGATGGAGATTCAATTCCTAATTTTTATGATCCTTATTACGAAACCAATGAAAATTTTTCAAATCCTTTGTCAAATTTAGGCAGTTGGTTAACTATATATCCAAATTCTGATGGAAGTTGTAATATGTCAAGTCTTAACCAAGCTTTACAGAAAATTCCTAATTGTATAGTCTCATTCAAAAGCAATATATCAATAACTAATTTTAGAATATATACCGCTGTTACTGTTGCAAGAGTTGCGACAACATCATTAGAATCTGGAAAAGCAATAGGAGTAATAACGTGGTACTTTGACCCTATTACGAAAAAATATAAATCCATACAAACTGTACTTTTTAAGGAGAATAACCAATGA
- a CDS encoding glycosyltransferase family 117 protein, translating to MHSRVIYINTLLAFIIILYVFSLFPVFSTGDGGGLVVASHLLGIAHPPGYPFYIELSKLFSLLPVANIGIRIGLLTVVFSALSLYLTYLIITELTNKSIYGLIGVSFLAVSYSFYYNSVVIKFYTLNLFVILLLTYLGIKVIKSNNLDRRIVYLSAFLLGLGSSIHHTLLIMSLPLFVLGLFYWRQFIRLIPLSFLFFIIGFSVNLHLYIRSIKDSFSAAHKADTIERFTAMILRKFYGDSSSVDATKNAVSNIDSYIYTLKNLFYLFSVNFSYVFVLLVFIGFYLIYRSNKKLFLFLFTSFFFYSIILGKITLSSKVLDLATVYVSGNQYFLPALAFFTIIYCYAMYVFFELLKEKGFYFVYNVILLILVFFPFTFLFSRFVETNHFNNWVPYYHAKDLLSYSPVSSLVSTYGDNHTFELWYLKIVGRYRDDVCHITSHYYNSIQWRVEGCKPKEIYKPLIPEFFAGDSIKVMDEKRFISTVALAPQHPLYNFVEVKPFLYTFFYVNKNDNTPSEWYNKINLEKAKFLSTDVCLSHNVDDPFTFEMCNFFSNAYLVLASSVVPTLKLNELNVDASISYGRFLAPFKLKIYESPQNQSFIEIYKALRAYNDPKQSYLLPEE from the coding sequence ATGCACAGTAGAGTAATATATATAAATACATTGCTTGCTTTTATTATAATTTTATACGTTTTTTCATTATTTCCTGTGTTTTCTACAGGTGATGGTGGAGGGTTGGTTGTAGCAAGTCATTTACTTGGAATTGCCCATCCCCCTGGATATCCTTTTTATATTGAGTTGTCAAAACTTTTTTCCCTATTACCTGTAGCAAACATTGGAATAAGAATTGGCTTACTTACAGTTGTATTTTCAGCTTTATCTCTCTATCTAACATATCTGATTATTACAGAGTTAACAAATAAATCTATTTACGGCTTGATTGGTGTTTCATTTTTGGCTGTTTCATATTCTTTTTACTACAATTCGGTCGTTATAAAGTTTTACACTTTAAATTTATTCGTTATACTTCTCCTTACTTATCTAGGAATAAAAGTTATAAAAAGTAATAACTTAGACAGAAGAATAGTTTATCTGTCAGCTTTTTTATTAGGTTTAGGTTCTTCTATTCATCACACACTTTTAATAATGTCCTTACCTTTATTTGTCTTAGGATTGTTTTACTGGAGACAGTTTATTAGATTAATTCCATTATCTTTTTTATTTTTTATTATTGGTTTTTCTGTTAACTTACATTTGTATATAAGAAGCATAAAAGATAGTTTTTCTGCTGCTCACAAAGCTGATACTATTGAAAGATTTACAGCCATGATTCTTAGAAAGTTTTACGGAGACAGTTCTTCAGTAGATGCTACAAAAAATGCAGTTAGTAATATTGATTCCTATATTTATACTTTAAAAAATCTTTTTTATCTTTTTAGTGTTAATTTTTCTTATGTATTTGTGCTACTAGTATTTATAGGTTTTTATCTTATTTACAGAAGTAATAAGAAGTTGTTTTTATTCTTATTTACATCGTTTTTCTTCTACTCCATTATATTGGGTAAAATCACATTAAGCAGTAAAGTTTTAGATTTAGCCACAGTTTATGTATCAGGGAATCAATATTTTCTACCAGCCTTGGCTTTTTTTACAATTATATACTGCTACGCTATGTATGTATTTTTTGAGCTTTTAAAAGAAAAAGGTTTTTATTTTGTTTATAATGTGATTTTATTAATTCTTGTTTTTTTTCCTTTTACTTTTTTATTTTCAAGATTTGTAGAAACAAACCACTTTAATAACTGGGTTCCTTACTACCACGCAAAAGATTTATTATCTTACAGTCCTGTATCATCATTAGTTAGTACCTACGGAGATAATCACACTTTTGAGCTATGGTATTTAAAAATAGTTGGAAGGTATAGAGATGATGTTTGTCATATAACATCTCATTATTACAATAGTATCCAATGGAGAGTAGAAGGTTGTAAACCAAAAGAAATTTATAAACCTTTAATACCTGAATTTTTTGCAGGAGATTCAATCAAAGTTATGGATGAAAAAAGATTCATATCTACAGTGGCACTGGCTCCTCAACATCCATTGTATAACTTTGTTGAAGTAAAACCCTTTTTATACACATTTTTCTATGTAAACAAAAATGATAACACGCCTTCTGAATGGTATAATAAAATAAATTTAGAAAAGGCAAAATTCTTATCAACAGATGTATGTCTAAGCCATAATGTTGATGATCCATTTACTTTCGAAATGTGTAATTTCTTTTCAAATGCATATTTAGTCTTAGCAAGTAGTGTAGTTCCAACGCTCAAACTTAATGAGCTTAATGTTGATGCATCTATTTCTTATGGTAGATTTTTAGCACCTTTTAAGTTAAAGATATACGAATCTCCGCAAAATCAATCATTTATAGAAATCTATAAAGCCTTAAGAGCCTATAACGACCCAAAACAGTCTTATCTTTTACCGGAGGAATAA
- a CDS encoding glycosyltransferase family 9 protein — translation MKVLIAPQFGIGDALMTTPALEVLKANKPDWIIDVFTIKKPIMEIYQNNPNIDKVIYYPLLNKSKIQSILYILKNVSFKYDITINFFPSNRRDYNIFSFLTFSKNRLGFKYKNSKFLIFDFLLTKKIEEDYNLHCVEENIRILTLLGINYKENIPNLKIYLTEEEINIGREFLTSYDNSIKVGIHTGSSSFKNHQSKRWRKEYFLEVINYFKDFTFFLFGTEEEMEENLFIKENAKFNNVVLVADKSIREVASIMKHLDLFISNDSGLMHLAGAINISVIGIFGPTNPVWVKPWNVKHKIIKMDLPCSPCFYYSPKPLECKIDEKYKCLNDIKPNKVIKAVEELLS, via the coding sequence ATGAAGGTATTAATAGCTCCTCAGTTTGGGATAGGAGATGCTTTAATGACTACTCCTGCCTTAGAAGTTTTGAAGGCTAATAAACCAGATTGGATAATAGATGTCTTTACAATTAAAAAACCTATAATGGAGATTTATCAAAACAACCCAAACATAGATAAAGTAATCTATTATCCACTACTAAATAAAAGTAAAATCCAGTCTATACTCTATATTCTGAAAAATGTTTCTTTTAAATATGATATTACCATAAATTTCTTTCCATCAAACAGAAGAGATTACAACATTTTCTCTTTTCTTACATTTTCCAAAAACAGACTTGGTTTTAAGTACAAAAATAGTAAGTTTTTAATCTTTGATTTTTTATTAACCAAGAAAATTGAAGAAGATTATAATCTGCACTGTGTAGAAGAAAATATAAGAATACTAACCCTTTTAGGAATAAACTATAAAGAAAACATTCCCAATTTAAAAATTTATCTAACTGAAGAAGAAATAAATATAGGAAGAGAATTCTTAACTTCATACGATAACTCTATAAAAGTTGGTATCCATACTGGAAGTAGTAGTTTTAAGAACCACCAAAGTAAAAGATGGAGAAAAGAATACTTTTTAGAAGTTATCAATTATTTTAAAGACTTTACTTTTTTTCTTTTTGGAACAGAAGAAGAAATGGAAGAGAATCTTTTTATCAAAGAAAATGCGAAATTCAATAACGTAGTCTTAGTTGCTGATAAATCTATCAGAGAAGTTGCAAGTATTATGAAACATTTAGACTTATTTATATCTAACGATTCTGGGTTAATGCATCTGGCAGGTGCGATAAACATATCTGTAATTGGAATATTTGGACCAACAAATCCTGTTTGGGTAAAGCCTTGGAATGTTAAACATAAAATTATAAAAATGGATTTACCATGTTCTCCTTGCTTTTATTATTCCCCTAAACCACTTGAATGTAAAATAGATGAAAAATATAAATGCTTAAATGATATTAAACCTAATAAAGTTATAAAAGCTGTAGAGGAACTTTTGTCGTGA